Proteins found in one Microbacterium sp. SSM24 genomic segment:
- a CDS encoding ArsR/SmtB family transcription factor: MADIFDVIADGTRRDILRLLLDRATAGERGTSVSHIVSELGASQPTVSKHLKVLREAHLVSVREEGQHRYYSLSAAPLDEVDDWLVPFLGDDDDFASANGSTLPDSAAHAAEVVGRAAASAKHAVATALKKLPGR, translated from the coding sequence ATCTTCGACGTGATCGCGGACGGAACGCGTCGCGACATCCTGCGGCTCCTTCTCGATCGCGCCACCGCCGGCGAACGGGGGACGAGCGTCTCGCACATCGTCAGCGAACTCGGCGCGAGCCAGCCCACCGTATCGAAGCACCTCAAGGTGCTCAGGGAGGCCCACCTCGTCTCGGTGCGCGAGGAGGGGCAGCACCGCTACTACAGCCTCTCGGCCGCGCCCCTCGACGAGGTCGACGACTGGCTCGTCCCCTTCCTGGGCGACGACGACGACTTCGCGAGTGCGAACGGCTCGACCCTGCCGGACTCGGCGGCGCACGCTGCCGAGGTGGTCGGCCGGGCGGCCGCATCCGCCAAGCACGCCGTCGCCACGGCCCTGAAGAAGCTCCCCGGGCGCTGA
- a CDS encoding ABC transporter permease, with the protein MTALAPDAPALRPRIGGLTAESVFLGRSLRHSLRDGESALMAVMLPVIIMLLFTYVFGGAIDPSGGYVDYVVPGIILLCAGFGASSTAVYVASDMKAGIIDRFRTMPVRASAVLTGHVIASLLRNLVATGLVVGVALLVGFRPTADLWGWLGALGMIVVWILTITYLFAALGLASGSPEGANAYGFIILFLPYLSSAFVPVDTMPEWLQWVADNQPVTPVIETIRGMLMGTPMDEGQAWWGVGWCLAILVFAVVWGAWLFRRKAGRR; encoded by the coding sequence ATGACCGCCCTGGCCCCCGACGCGCCCGCCCTCCGGCCCCGCATCGGCGGGCTCACCGCCGAGTCCGTGTTCCTCGGACGGAGCCTGCGGCACTCGCTGCGCGACGGGGAGTCCGCCCTCATGGCAGTGATGCTGCCCGTCATCATCATGCTGCTGTTCACCTACGTGTTCGGCGGCGCGATCGATCCCTCCGGCGGATACGTCGACTACGTCGTGCCCGGGATCATCCTGCTGTGTGCCGGGTTCGGAGCATCCAGCACGGCGGTCTATGTGGCGAGCGACATGAAGGCGGGCATCATCGACCGCTTCCGCACCATGCCGGTGCGGGCGAGCGCCGTCCTCACCGGGCACGTCATCGCGAGCCTGCTCCGCAACCTCGTGGCCACCGGACTCGTCGTCGGCGTCGCGCTGCTGGTGGGCTTCCGCCCGACCGCCGATCTGTGGGGCTGGCTCGGTGCGCTCGGCATGATCGTGGTCTGGATCCTCACGATCACCTACCTGTTCGCAGCGCTGGGGCTCGCGTCGGGGAGTCCGGAGGGCGCCAACGCCTACGGGTTCATCATCCTGTTCCTGCCCTATCTCTCGAGCGCGTTCGTGCCGGTCGATACCATGCCCGAGTGGCTGCAGTGGGTCGCCGACAATCAGCCGGTGACGCCGGTCATCGAGACGATCCGCGGGATGCTGATGGGCACGCCGATGGACGAGGGCCAGGCCTGGTGGGGCGTCGGCTGGTGCCTTGCGATCCTCGTGTTCGCGGTCGTGTGGGGCGCGTGGCTGTTCCGGAGGAAGGCGGGGCGCCGCTGA